The Amphiura filiformis chromosome 6, Afil_fr2py, whole genome shotgun sequence genome segment TCGACCTACCAGAGGCCGTCATATCCAAATACGTCTCTTTGCCAATCAGATCGTACCATGATGACCTGGCTCGTCTTCAGACATGGCAGAAGATATGGCAGATGGCATTCAACCCAGACAAGTGTGAGGTGCTTTGTATTACAAACAAGAAGAGGTTGTTAATGCTCAGTATTCTATCCATGGAACAACTCTTCGCACCGTTGATGAAGCCAAATACTTACATGTAATTAGTGTCACCATTCACAAAAACCTTAGCTGGAAACCTCATGCATCAATAACATTTGTAAGAAGGCAAACAGTACCAGAGGGTTCTTACATCTCGGCAAGTGTCCAGCCAAGATCAAGGAACAAGCATACAATGCCTAGATGTTTGCCCTACTCTAGAATATGCTTCATCAGTCTGGGATCCTTGTGTTGTGACCCGGTTAGACATGGTTCAACAAAGAGCTGTCCGGTTTGTTATCTGACTACACAGTGTCACAGAAATGCTAGAAGATCTGAAATGGAAAACACTCCATGATAGACGAGCCCATAAGAAAGTGATCATGCTTTTGTCGTATCATATGGGCTTATGGCCATTTCATCTGGCCCACCTCTCTTCCATcaagccctcgaattaacccacggcaccgacggcatattgccgtgggtgcccacccccactgccctcaaaatatgtcctttaccgacggcagtcacttgccttGCCCTCTaaagaagttgccgtcggtgccctgcACCTCAAAGGACTTTGCCGACTACTCCTTTGTGAACTCCTTTGTGATAAGTTGCCGACTTTTATTTACATTGATTTCCCCTTCTATGACCTTTTGAAGGGATGCCTATGCTAAGCTCAAAGCTGACCTCAGAAGACAGTTTTGCCAACAACCCCTTTGTGCACTCCTTTGTGATGAGTCTTGCCGACTTCTATTTACCTTTTTTTCCCCTTCTATGACCTTTTGAAGGGACACCTATGCTAAAGGTCACATTTGCCGACTTTCTAAttaaggaaatctgtaccataaactaatcaatggctaatatacatgtagttatatacccctaaattaaacataccattaatcgcatcgctcggcgatcaagtataaattcagctttagcctACCAACACTCCTTCTTTCACACTGGCAGTGCTAAAGACTGCTTGTGGAATCATCTTCAGCCTCGGTATTGTCAGTTGAATCCCTGGATTTCTTCAGGAGTACAATGTTGGCTGAACCCGCTGACACTAGGCGCTAACTACTCAGTGGTTTTGGTTTTTACTTGCACCTTACTTTGCACCTGAAAATAGTTTCTCCAAGAGCATTTCTGGAAGCTGTGTTTCTGCTCGCCACATTTGCACTGCACACAGTACGGCAATACTCTGGTAGCTCTAGAGGACGGTACTTCACTGGAAGAAGAAGATTTCTTTTTCCATTGGTTGGATGGGATTggcaatttttttcttgaaactTAAAAGGTGCTGAATCAATGAAGGAAATCACAAAACTTGTCCGacataataaaattattttttatacaGGCTGATATAATTCAAAAAGTTTGATTTATCATCAGTTACAAAAGCCTTAGTTTAAAAGGAGAGCAAAATTGGAGTTTGGTTTCTATGCGCAGAAAATTAACTTGAACTGAAAATCAGAAAGGCCCTGCCCCTGTACAGGGGGGGCCTacacactcggcagtccacgctttataatgcgtgcggttcgaaattctgaaaattggtgaaagcgtgggggtttaaactttttgggtaaaaagcgtggactgatataaagcgtgggattaaaataaaaagcgtggggcttcttccaacttacagtatatttttattgaatgataaaataatcatagttccaagaaaaatcaccaaaacttgcacactatgtcgcaagataaaattccatttgatgcaggctcgcgcttgtttacgtgaatccagtgcaatgtacacaatatcctccccgaagcgctgccaaaacacctacgtcatatgcaaatgtccgattttccatgacgtgttatttttctttacattgatcgtatatgagtggcgtcattaacatgcataattgattgagcgaagcagcacggaagaagtaggatatagtcgctgaacacagcgcacgtcaagtttcatgacaagaacaacatttgaacaccataaaagtacagttattcattaaaatcatgaaaatgcttattttacagtgcagtagtagtttttcacatataatttgcattgttcacgtaatgtatcaattaacttattggagagaaaaacatcggactcgcacatgtgaaataggtgcagaattggCGTACTTGATACTTGAACCagtttacaaatagcggaaaaaagcaaaaagtggtgggggtcagggATTTTccgtataaagggtgcctcagtaaaagcgtgggggtcaggaattttcagtataaagggtgcctcaataaaaagggtgggggtaaaataaaaagggtgggagtcaaaccccactgccgagtatgggCCTAGGCCCTGGCCTAGATTTCGCgcaagtttgcgagaatcaaaaaccaTCCGAGTCGCTTCACTAATTGAAATTGATTCTCGCAACGAATGTGACGAGAATCGATTCAGTGATTCTCATCGAATCTGAGACCCTGCTGACTGCTGTATAAACCAAATAGGGATTTCTGGAGGGTGCTCCCTTTAAGAGTAAGAGTAAGAGTAAGAACTCTAATTTGTCaagtaaaaacatgaaaaaaaatgcaattatttttttaatacatgAATAAGCTTACCTGAGTTCTGGCATTTTATGACCTCGGCACTTTAATCCAACCAATTTGCGTAGTCCAGACTGGAAATATATGATCTCCTCCACTAATCTAGCGATGTGAATAATAAAAACATCCCTGGCATGCTTGAAAAAATACCGCACAAATCTGTCAGAATTCTTGAAACTAAAATTTTCCGTCAGACCTGTTTACAagctgcgtgacctttgaccgttCATAATCTCATTCTAGAAAGCGCAGTTCCCTCATTAGCAGAATTCGGCAGGCAAAATGGGAGACAAAAGCGGAGGATGTTTGCGGACATTTGGCAAGAAACCAGATGTTTTTGTGTTCGAAGAAAATGGAGATCGTTATATGATCGGTTCAGAGGTATGTAAACTTCATATTGATTCCATAAATAACTTACCATATCACCGTAAAATGGATTCTCATGGATTTTTCTCCTCTTACTTTTGTTTGGCAATGTTTGGAGCTTGTTGAATTCGGCAACCTGTGCGATCCTgatttatttacatgtacatgtatttaccggtaattttttttttttgattttgagtATTATCATACATTATGATATCCCTCCACCTATACTGGAGCCAATTGTTAGGAtcatcattcatggttgacttaaaaAAATTGCGTCAGAGATTTTTATATGAGATAagactagtacaaggaacttaaatCCCGGACTTAAATACGATgtcgatgtcctcattcacaaactgatactatctccatcgtataagactgttaccgcacggtagctggttgaaggaatatacacagtcaagaataggctccatcattttttttgttctgatccctcccagtctcccaaaacatcaaaccatcaaaagcgttgcacatttacttactttatatccaggctggacacatcacactaccgtgtgatgtgtccagttcgtcgccgaactcgcatataacatggagagcttagcataacggcctgcctatttacgcttcctgaaaacactcttgcacataacaaaaccacaaattcactaacttcaacttgcactaccgacaccatgaaaaatattttaattattaccgatccttcagaatacttgcaaatattggcagtttcataaaatcctgctgctgaaaatcgtaaattccacaatcttctgtcagatccaggtcagtaatcacaggtgggcgaatctaccagcgtgacaagaccagagataataaaaaggatgagaggccacgccgtacaaatagctagcctgattggcaagcgtaAATCGCTAGCCAGATCTTCTCTGATgcgtgtatgatgagtagagaccatagagccctatagggctctgtggaagaaacggttcctaagtttgaagccatggataatagaTTCATTTATACGAggaccatatttttgtaccaatcacagaacagaatttcacttaactcacagctgtcaatcattcttgtgaaacgtaagctccacctagtatcaaggtcttcttctgcgcattggttgtgcgcattaactagcctccagcacaaatcctgtgcacacgatcaggttggatgggcggtttacgcctggtttacacaacaggaactgcgatgcatcctaaactggatcgtttccgagtattcgcattgcatggtgggtaatcgcctgccaatttgcgtagctccacgttcacaacagtttaaaatcaacacaggtaaatccatataaaaattaacatggacacaaaattgacatagcttatgtaattaaaataataaaatgtaatattatcatgatacatgtagatgcacgttttattaaaacttgaaaagattattaagtccaataatttgtttgtgttagcttgcacgagtcacaaaatggcgacccatcatgcattttctgcatgtgccgacattagtaactcatagtgactgtcctcaaactaagcgccagtgtgtctcaggcctgataacgaccccaggtaatttaatgcagaaagttttcttgcgaacagctgcaggtgacaattaaacaatgaacacggcttgtttatgtacatgcgtggggaggcttgtacatGTCGTCAGCtggcgtgttttggacatgttcgcgtaaaaaagtgtcgtttttcttcatgaaaaataccagcgatgaccagtttttgtgGGCTagttgatttacaggtatgtcggttcgtcatagggtagaaatgatagctgtacaatttgtataacatacagtttaacataggcctaaacatttatgggcacaaatcgaccttccgtattatgcacaagtatgtggaagtggcaggcatatacttacttaagactgtcctttttcatataacgcaaaCAAAGTATGGCCAAGTttcctagaaatggtcaaattttggcaagaaatatctctgtgtaatcctatgtaagtcccatatcacatcgttatcggcgatcgtgattttttttttctgaagtttggctggtacccactagcgtcatgcacgtgacatgacacagctaaaataatcgaccggaaatcggggatcattaaaatgtaaacaaatttcaaaatttttatacagAAAGTTGTAAACTTCTTAATGGCGAgcagtccgaattttgagccatacaagtttacgtggtgaactaagatAAGACACTCgctgcaaactgcctataccatgctatacagcagttgaagacaggcaattcgcaagcgtcgtcgctggccaagtcttactacgatcgtgtaatgagaagataccatagagtcctacatagagatctgaggaagagacggtccgaattgacctaccttgacctataatttatAGGAGAATCACATTAATTGTACcggtaccgctcacaaaacaaagaatataagtccgcccaccgctgtcaatcattctaatgaacaaataaacaagctctggcaatggcGTAAttctaattataaatgagaaaatcacattgtacatgtactgtctgctgtacatactagatgtcttccaacaagtgctggagtgtcgcggtcctgattGTGTCTAAGttcaatatattatattataatcttataataatttgtgttcatgtcactCATATGATTTCcaaaatacattttgattttgcTCGACaaatctagccaagaatttgctcaccgatagcttcacattctaggctagagaccattgcattcaaaatctagtcggattcgctgaagcatgacaccatgtaaagcaatggaagttcagaagtaaacacagccgatcacgacaggcgaatgaggcgatcgcatcaaaaatgttgctaaaattacacttcagcaaaattttagactgtccaaaataggcaaatcttactcaaaagatacagttgactcatcgaaataactttcatccaaatttcaacattaacagaataaataacctctggTGCAAAACCTTGCACCGCGGGTGTCCGACCGAAAAATTACAGCAACGCACTCTATCAtcaaatgcgtaactatcgtgtgcaaattcgaagctagagttctcgagtaaaatacattggatttgtactcattttaaaatcattttaaattacatgtatagactttgacatgaacacaaataaaaacttgacatttatatgaaaacacattttttttttcaaagtcaaCCATTTTAaacctagcatttagctctaggccCAGGGACACtgcaaataaagaaaaataaataaatataattcgcATGTCCAATTGTCCATGATATACGATGTACGATTTGATACTTTTTCCTCCTTGCAGGTGGGTAATTACCTGCGTATGTTCAGAGGATCCCTGTACAAGAAATATCCATCACTATGGAGAAAATTGGCATCCATGGAGGAGCGCAAAGCCATTGTGGAGCAGGGAGAAAGTAAGTCACATTTATTGATGttacattttgctcaaaattcatgAAACAATATTACAAATAGGGTATTAATAAAtgcctaccaaaaagtaattaccccctttattatCCCTATTACAATAtgaaactcaaaatctatgcatcaaattttaaaactgaaataacaaaaacaaatccaGGTTAATTCTGCAAGTTTTAATACCTCATTTATTGATAGCTCAAagtttgtagccatggtgactctttgaatgaaaaagatacattttcaaaagttgcactaaaaatcTACTCAAGTCAGTGTGccattacattctctacatgaTGACTGATCAAGAATCACCTGTGGTGACCAGTGACAACCaggcactctagcaacaaaagcaacattttcaatgggtttaggtgcaacttttgaatggggtctttttcattcaaagggtcaccattGCAAGAAATTTTGGGCTATTAGTATAATTAGGaaaaatgaggcatcaaaatttgcaaaacaaaactgggttTCCTATTGGTATTTCAATTTTGGTGCATAGGTTTtaagttatttatattattatctcATAATAAAGGGGGATAATTACGTTTTGGTAGACGTGTGCATGTATGTATGATTCAAtactattatattataatttgGGACAGTAACCATTCCATATGACAGTGGGACTTGCAGCAAGTGATCATTGATTTCAGGGGAGGGGGATGGGGTCTTATTTTTGGATTGGAGGATGGTAAAGATCATGAGGAAACCTGCAAACATtttggagtcggtactctttgattctgcCTCATCAGTTAAtccattttaacatttttctcCAACAGGATTTGGCCAACATGGCTTAGCTACCAATGTAACACTCTTACGAGCTGCGGAGGTTGAAGACATGCTGGAAGGCAATGATGAGAAGTACAAAGCTGTTGCCATTAACACAGACACTGTGATCCGTGAGACGAAACCCAAGAGAAGAGGTGATTGGGTTCCGGCTATCCCTAATAGCTCACATCATCTGGATGCAGTACCGTGTTCCACACAGATCTCACGGACAAGAATTGGGACTAAGAGACAGAGGACATTCCCTATGTGGTAAGTAATTAAGATTTGTTACAGTTTAATGCAAAAGTGCCGGATGTAAATGAAAGGAGTTGttcaaagttgacatttttaaaatggctccAGCTTAACATAATGATGTCCTGTCTTAGTCATTacgtcaaaataatttgttacTTTCCTCAGCTTCCTGATTAAGCAACCTCACCAGTGAGGCTCGACTTGATACTTATCTGGTCAGTGGGTGTCATATTGCATTTAAAGACATAACATACAATTGCTGGCAAATATTCATTTgctatttcacaaaaatgcaaaaattttgattataTTACTAAATGTCaggaatgtttgtttttttaaatcaattttaagccaaaataatgtgGTAAACCGTTTAACTGGGGAGCTCCAGATAAATGACACTTTGTcacaaattatgataataatacaaaGCTGCTTTGTTTTATGTAAACACAGTGAATTAGGCTGCCTGGTTCCACTTTAAGTtggaacattacaaatatatgccaaaatatgccaaaaacaaaacaaaaacaaatatgcctTGCAAATAAAagcaatgaaatttattttaaaaatatcacaaaCTGTAAATCAACTTGCTTAAACCTTGGTGGTttaaaaagttttcatttttAACTCTCTTTTTTTTTACCAGCTATGATGACCATGATCCTGCTGTGATCCATGAGAATGCTTCACATTCAGACACTCTCGTCCCAATCCGTCTTGACATGGAAATTGAAGGGCAGAAACTAAGAGATACCTTCACCTGGAATAAAAATGGTAAGTAATGGCATGCTCTGTCAGATAGGTAGTGACATGCAGGTTTTCAAAAAGGTGGAGGGGGTCTTGATTCCTCCAACTATACCGAAAATATTAATTTCTTGATTCCTCCAACTATAccgaaaaatattaatttctcgATCCTGAGAGTATGAAcatactgcgtgcactgcgtaatgtcacaagtttagtggaatgacacaatagcgcgatcgattgtgcacacACAGGAAATGCAGtgctacccaaagcgtgtgtgtaCGCTTGACgcattgtcattgtcattgtaTGCCGATTGAACTCTCAGGATCAAGAAACTATTaaagaatatatttttttaaacaatttgacCAGGCAACTGCTACCAATGCCAACAGGCATGTTGCTCTCACATTGTTACTTAAGTTCCAGTTACCtgtatatctcaaaatgtgaaagtTTCCAAGTTTATCAGTATAAAATATTTCATGTGGTTTCTTTTACAGAAAATCTAATCACACCTGAGATGTTTGCTGAGATTCTGTGTGAGGATCTTGACCTGCCACCGCTGGCATTTGTGCCGGCAATCTCACAAGCCATCCGCACACAGATAGAGGCATATCCAACAGATGCTAGTATACTAGAAGGACAATCGGATCAAAGGGTTATACTCAAGGTAAGAGTGCTATGTTTAATCAAGCGAGAATTTCTTATCACCATCTTCGTTTATGACCTTTTGCTAAACTTGATAGACTggatctattttgaaaatatgtcctGTTTTAAACATCTAGCAGCAAGTTCGcataaaagctggcaaccaaaattattttggttaatgcGGGTATGCTGAATTCTTGATACCgttttgtctgccaagctgtaTTGGAACCCTTGGAACCCCTACATGCtcatatagggggcaaaaattaaacagtctccaaattcactaaaaaacatGTGAAGTTATTTGTGTGGGTCTAagaatcacaaaaatgtaacatatttgcacgtaTATCTTAGTTACAACAAGGCATTAAACCCTTTTGGTTCTCTGTGCAGAGGGTATTCCGTAAATATACCGTTCACCCTTTGACAGTGTTGATTGTGGAGGAGGAAAAGatttgatgtacatgtatttcaaaacaTGAAGAAAAGCTATTCAAAACTAAAAAttgtatgtttattttattatttgttctagCTTAATATCCATGTGGGTAACATTTCTCTGGTGGATCAGTTTGAGTGGGATATGGCAACCAATAACAGCCCAGAGGAATTTGCCATCCAATTATGTGCAGATCTGGGATTAGGTGGGGAATTTATCACAGCTATTGCATACAGTATTAGAGGACAACTCAGCTGGCACCAGAGAACGTATGCATTTAGGTAAGATTGGGGTACAGCATGCACAcctatcagccctcgaattaaggatctgaagggccacagcaacttttttagggcaagttgaaattTGCCTTGCATTtttactgaaaaggcaaggcagcacggcagtttgtaatatttcaagagggcatcatagcaactgttgaaaatttgagaagggcatcaaggcaatttctcaaaagtgaagaaaacacacaaaaacatagatagatgattttataatgaaggggcagggctggggcaccaacagcaacttcattagagggcactgcaagtgactgccttgggtaaaggacatattttgagggcattacggtaGTGTGGATGGGcaccacggcaaaatgccatgggtgccgtgggttaattcgagtgcTGGCACCTatgaataaattattttgaagatTTTAGAATCTAGTGTGTTTAATTGAGTCTAGTTGCACGGGGCAGTTGTGCAACACTTACTTTGTCATGAAGATATAGAGCGAAATTCCTTTTATAGATGTGGTTTATAATTTCTGTCAGCATGTGTTAATTCTTAGTGCGTTAGTAGCTAAATCTTCACTAAGTTTTTTACACTAGTTTTCAAGCCAACTATTTCGAAAGCATTCTTTTTATAAGGGTATATGGATAAACAAGAGCACCATGGCTAAGTGctttcaaatttgacaaaatttgcGGTTACCAAGACTTCTTGAAAAGAAAGAGACCAAGTATGACATTGTGACTTTCCATTGTTTCACTAGTTGCTTTCAGATCAACCCTAATGTTTCAGCGTTCCACCCCTGCTGTCCCAATCTGTTCAAGTTCAGGTGGATATTCTTAATTTAAAGAAACAAACAGTAGCGCTTTTGGTCTGTTCACAGCATAATTATAATGGTTTTATATAGAAATGGAAGTTCCAAAAATGTCTCTGTgaatgttattattttatattttgcattatttttgaattatgcAACCAATTCTGTGTTATTGTTTTAACAGTGAATCACCATTGCCCCAAGTAGAGATAGCCGTCAGGAATCAAGGAGAAGCTGATCAGTGGTGTccatttctagaaacactaactGATGCTGAGATGGAGAAGAAGATCAGGGACCAGGATAGAAATACAAGGTATGCTGACTACAAGTACCAACTACATTTTCTCATTAGGCCAAGGAAAAAAATTATATTGGTATTACCTGACACTCGTACACAAAGTGTGCCTGAGTTTGATTATAACAGACGATGTCAGGCGCAAAatggtctttttaattctgtctttgattatagtgGATACTTGTGGAAACCCTGTAAAAGAAAATAATTTGTGACCAAACTGTTCCTACGTAATGTGAAGAAGACAAAGTTAACTTTGAATGAAGCTATGAAATATATCTAATGGTTGTATTGTACTGGCATTCACAAAGATAGAGCAATGAAGGAAATCAAATGTATTAGAAGTGTGATCTTATGCAATCACCACAAGCAAAGCAATTTCTGTCAGGGACCACTTATGAATGCATACCTTAAATACAGAGACATGACAAAGTAATAACAAGATTGTTGTTATCAAAATTCTATAGTCCTCTTGTCCATCACATACTTCTGTGGCTTAGTTATGGACTCGGTAGTTTACAGAGGTGAACATCCTGTCTTGTCCTTTTTGGAAAGTCACATTTGGGGGTGGGTAAGCCTGCATTCTTGCTATGTTcttggtttgcttttattttcTTGTATCAAATGGTAGAATGCTTCTCAACCACCTTTTGATTTGCTGTAGTCTCTAATCCATTGTGCAAGATATGTAGGGATTAGAGGCATGCATACTGACCCGGTGGGGTAAGTTGCCCCTGACAAAATTGACCATATGTTGTAAGGTTCATATTTATTTGGCCtggttttaggccacaattgtTCTCATTTTGGCctatttaagcattaaaatttttTGTTCTAGTAAAGTCATTTCAGGAGGCGGGTTAGTGGGACAATTTGTACGGATGTCAGGCGTGTGTGCTTAGAAGCCTTAATTAACCAATACTGGCACTGAACAAAAGGGGTGAATTTTTAAATGTGAGTGATTATGTTTCATGATAATTTATTTGCCCTTATGAAAACACTTCACTTACATGGAATTACTGTTATTGTTTTTCACTATCTAGGCGTATGCGACGTTTGGCCAACACAGCTCCAAACTGGTAACTGCAGCACAAATCACAGCTTCTTCAAGACATCAATGGTCATCTCAATACTCCAGTGAAGTTACTCATAAGACTAGAGTTGTATGGGAGATCTCATGTGTAGGGGACAATTCAACATTACTGATTTCCATTGAAGGATTGGTTAACATTGTTAATGTATTTCATCAATTAAGCAGCCCAGTTATAGCTCAACCGATAAGGCGCCACATTCTTGTGCAAGGCGGATGCAAGTTTGCAGCCCCCACCAGTGAACAAATTGAGCTAgcttcccctggacaaggaacttaatgCTAA includes the following:
- the LOC140155406 gene encoding SWI/SNF-related matrix-associated actin-dependent regulator of chromatin subfamily B member 1-like, whose translation is MGDKSGGCLRTFGKKPDVFVFEENGDRYMIGSEVGNYLRMFRGSLYKKYPSLWRKLASMEERKAIVEQGERFGQHGLATNVTLLRAAEVEDMLEGNDEKYKAVAINTDTVIRETKPKRRGDWVPAIPNSSHHLDAVPCSTQISRTRIGTKRQRTFPMCYDDHDPAVIHENASHSDTLVPIRLDMEIEGQKLRDTFTWNKNENLITPEMFAEILCEDLDLPPLAFVPAISQAIRTQIEAYPTDASILEGQSDQRVILKLNIHVGNISLVDQFEWDMATNNSPEEFAIQLCADLGLGGEFITAIAYSIRGQLSWHQRTYAFSESPLPQVEIAVRNQGEADQWCPFLETLTDAEMEKKIRDQDRNTRRMRRLANTAPNW